A section of the Pimelobacter simplex genome encodes:
- a CDS encoding TetR/AcrR family transcriptional regulator: MTETSRREQILATAAEMFAARGFHGVSVADLGAACGISGPALYKHFSSKQAMLAEMLTSISEHLLSVGQERVRAGAGDPAAALRGLVDWHVEFALSHRPLIVVQDRDWESLPADAREQVRRLQRSYITLWADQLRTLRPDLDRASAHAAAQAAFGLLNSTPRAGHAIPDGALRDLLASMALAALDVPAA, encoded by the coding sequence GTGACCGAGACCAGCCGCCGGGAGCAGATCCTGGCCACCGCGGCCGAGATGTTCGCCGCCCGCGGGTTCCACGGCGTCTCGGTCGCCGACCTCGGCGCCGCCTGCGGCATCTCCGGCCCGGCGCTCTACAAGCACTTCTCGTCCAAGCAGGCGATGCTCGCCGAGATGCTGACCTCGATCAGCGAGCACCTGCTCTCCGTCGGCCAGGAGCGCGTGCGGGCCGGCGCCGGCGACCCGGCCGCGGCCCTGCGCGGGCTCGTCGACTGGCACGTGGAGTTCGCCCTGTCGCACCGGCCGCTGATCGTCGTCCAGGACCGGGACTGGGAGTCCCTCCCCGCCGACGCCCGCGAGCAGGTACGCCGCCTCCAGCGCTCCTACATCACCCTCTGGGCCGACCAGCTCCGCACGCTGCGCCCCGACCTCGACCGGGCCAGCGCCCACGCCGCCGCCCAGGCCGCCTTCGGGCTGCTCAACTCCACGCCCCGGGCCGGCCACGCGATCCCCGACGGGGCGCTGCGGGACCTGCTGGCGTCGATGGCGCTGGCGGCGCTCGACGTACCGGCGGCCTGA